CGAGGTGCGCCCACGCTTTTGGAACAAGCGAAGACTCTGTCATGCCAGGAGAAGTATTCACGTCGATAACGCTCGGGGTCTCTCCATCGAGCAACATATCTATGCGCACGCATCCTGCGAGCTCCCACGAGTTCCAGATGCGAAGTGCCTGGTCATATGCTTCCCTTTCTACACGCTCGTCGAGTTTGGCCGGCACAAGGTATTCCGTCATGCCTTTCGTATATTTTGCAGTGAAATCGTAAAAGCCGCTGGCAGGCCTTACTTCCACGACAGGGAGAGCAGTACCGTTGACGATGCCAATCGTGATCTCTCTGCCGGCAATATACCTTTCGAGCAGTAGCTTGCTATCAAAACGGAACGCGCTTGTCAAAGCATCCTTCTTTTCTTTTTCTTCCCTGACAATCGATATCCCTATGGTGGAACCCTCGCGTGCCGGCTTGACCACAAGAGGCAGCGGGAAATGTGCTTCTTCGGGTGATCTGCAGACTACGTATTCAGGCGTTGCCACACCGAGACTCTTAAGCAGGAGCTTCATGATCGCTTTATCCATTGAGACCGACGAACCAAGAACGCCAGATCCGGTATAGGGGATCCCGAGGATCTCGAGGAGCCCCTGTATGGTGCCGTCCTCTCCCCACCTGCCGTGCAAAGCGATAAAGGCAACCTCGATGGCTTCCTGGCGCAGCCGTTTTGCAATATCCCTGTCAACATCAACGGCAATCGCTCCGTAGCCGCTGCGGACAAGGCTCTCCAGGATGGCGTTGCCTGAACGCAGAGAAATTTCCCTTTCTGATGAAAGGCCACCCATCAAGACACCTATCTTCTTTCCTTTCAGTTCC
The Syntrophorhabdales bacterium genome window above contains:
- a CDS encoding D-alanine--D-alanine ligase, with amino-acid sequence MNRQELKGKKIGVLMGGLSSEREISLRSGNAILESLVRSGYGAIAVDVDRDIAKRLRQEAIEVAFIALHGRWGEDGTIQGLLEILGIPYTGSGVLGSSVSMDKAIMKLLLKSLGVATPEYVVCRSPEEAHFPLPLVVKPAREGSTIGISIVREEKEKKDALTSAFRFDSKLLLERYIAGREITIGIVNGTALPVVEVRPASGFYDFTAKYTKGMTEYLVPAKLDERVEREAYDQALRIWNSWELAGCVRIDMLLDGETPSVIDVNTSPGMTESSLVPKAWAHLGRSFDELVEEILMKAGLKA